Proteins found in one Zea mays cultivar B73 chromosome 1, Zm-B73-REFERENCE-NAM-5.0, whole genome shotgun sequence genomic segment:
- the LOC100381940 gene encoding Protein BZR1 homolog 3, giving the protein MNGGEGEGGGAGSGAAAGGAGAGTPRVPTWRERENNRRRERRRRAIASKIFTGLRAHGNYALRRHCDNNDVLKALCEEAGWTVEPDGTTYRKGCKPPGSRDPYTAAFIPGGMVSCPVSPRAYNGLSYPSSPSHVGGRGSSFFYGGAGSSRGVVIGGGVGGLPWLNNLSRYSDDASYADDYSFSAPVTPQNGSPPRRKMARWASGNAAAGSNVQSPWAASPGPSRYASLPVTMPHTPVHGEAVAADPVSLLTGLQISAAAANKPPAYSMFDFDAGSYSSRPGQSSDGAAWAAASSRGAAGDGDAQVAPHGFSFGWSGGPAFSAWEGEKASVAFNAWEGEKASGAFSAWEGEKVSDEYVDEGDLELTLGNSRAGAGADRA; this is encoded by the exons ATGAACGGGGGAgaaggagaaggaggaggagcgGGAAGCGGGGCGGCAGCCGGCGGGGCCGGGGCCGGGACACCGCGGGTGCCGACGTGGAGGGAGCGCGAGAACAACCGGCGGCGGGAGCGCCGGCGCCGCGCGATCGCGTCCAAGATCTTCACCGGCCTGCGCGCCCACGGCAACTACGCTCTCCGCAGGCACTGCGACAACAACGACGTGCTCAAGGCGCTGTGCGAGGAGGCCGGCTGGACCGTGGAGCCCGACGGCACCACCTACCGCAAG GGATGCAAGCCTCCGGGCAGCAGAGATCCATATACGGCTGCCTTTATCCCCGGCGGCATGGTGTCCTGCCCGGTGAGTCCGCGAGCTTACAACGGCCTCAGCTACCCGTCGTCGCCCTCCCACGTCGGCGGCAGAGGCAGCAGCTTCTTCTACGGCGGTGCGGGCAGCAGCCGCGGCGTTGTCATTGGCGGAGGCGTAGGCGGACTCCCGTGGCTCAACAACCTGTCCCGCTACTCCGACGACGCCTCGTACGCCGACGACTACTCCTTCAGCGCGCCGGTCACGCCGCAGAACGGCTCCCCGCCGCGGCGCAAGATGGCGCGCTGGGCGTCGGGCAACGCCGCCGCCGGCTCCAACGTGCAGTCGCCGTGGGCCGCCAGCCCTGGCCCCAGCCGCTACGCCTCCCTGCCAGTAACCATGCCGCATACCCCTGTCCACGGCGAGGCCGTGGCGGCCGACCCGGTGAGCCTGCTCACGGGGCTGCAGATATCCGCCGCCGCGGCCAACAAGCCACCGGCGTACAGCATGTTCGACTTCGACGCCGGGAGCTACTCGTCGAGGCCTGGGCAGAGcagcgacggggcggcatgggcGGCGGCATCGTCTCGTGGCGCCGCCGGCGACGGTGACGCACAGGTGGCCCCGCACGGGTTCTCCTTCGGCTGGAGCGGCGGGCCGGCGTTCAGCGCGTGGGAGGGGGAGAAGGCGAGCGTGGCGTTCAACGCGTGGGAGGGGGAGAAGGCGAGCGGGGCGTTCAGCGCGTGGGAGGGGGAGAAGGTGAGCGACGAGTACGTCGACGAGGGCGACCTGGAGCTCACCCTGGGGAACTCGAGGGCCGGCGCCGGCGCTGACCGCGCTTGA